A section of the Triticum dicoccoides isolate Atlit2015 ecotype Zavitan chromosome 7A, WEW_v2.0, whole genome shotgun sequence genome encodes:
- the LOC119333098 gene encoding calcium uniporter protein 5, mitochondrial-like, with product MWRAAASRLLIPRPSSPAGATAACTVRNLRRLTPLRPEPRPAEAEFTPAEARRMVRLVGLEVLKRRLRSREDEVVPYAEFLDACVDAGAAPTRRQAEALAGAMDQSGSVVLFRGMVYLHPEKIVDLVRSAVPPVLEIENDARREEFELLKKKKGEIDRQACKQVRRILWSGFWFVQATVGLCFRFTFWEFTWDVVAPITFFVAGAHLLSGYAYFLITSRNLSYRTYMERLFKLRRRRLCTKYGFDMEKCLEMERHMRCPLGGDYSQAATKAIFGEIERRMQDEVISHGEPLGALMESGLMPTEAEALVQKMDEMSLVLLVRGKTYLNHKKIADLIRRAMPFALAPEDDVRKEEFRQLQTRMQEINGMAHRHAVRILCFGFASFILQFALFFHLTFWEFSWSIMEPLAYFLAGLQLIFCYGYFLRTASNPTLQDFKRRLFLARRRKLCAKLSFDMDRYLNLQKHSRVPPEGDY from the exons ATGTGGCGAGCGGCCGCCTCCCGCCTCCTCATCCCCCGGCCGTCCTCTCCGGCAGGCGCTACAGCGGCATGTACTGTGCGGAACCTCCGCCGTCTCACACCGTTGAGGCCGGAGCCGCGCCCAGCAGAGGCTGAGTTCACGCCGGCGGAAGCTCGGCGAATGGTGCGGCTTGTTGGACTCGAGGTGCTCAAGAGGCGGCTGCGGAGCCGGGAGGACGAGGTGGTACCATACGCCGAGTTCCTAGACGCGTGCGTGGATGCCGGCGCGGCCCCGACGCGCCGCCAGGCGGAGGCACTCGCGGGGGCGATGGACCAGTCCGGCAGCGTGGTGCTCTTCCGGGGAATGGTCTACCTCCATCCCGAGAAG ATAGTAGACCTGGTTAGAAGCGCAGTGCCGCCTGTGCTCGAGATAGAGAATGATGCGAGAAGGGAAGAGTTTGAGCTACTGAAGAAAAAGAAAGGAGAGATCGACCGGCAGGCGTGCAAGCAAGTGAGGCGAATCCTCTGGTCTGGCTTCTGGTTCGTGCAAGCCACGGTCGGCCTCTGCTTCCGCTTCACATTCTGGGAGTTCACGTGGGACGTTGTAGCGCCGATCACCTTCTTCGTGGCCGGCGCCCACCTGCTTTCCGGCTACGCCTATTTCCTCATCACCTCGCGCAACCTGTCATATCGAACCTACATGGAGAGGCTGTTTAAATTAAGGAGGAGAAGGCTTTGCACGAAGTATGGTTTTGACATGGAGAAGTGCCTGGAGATGGAGAGGCACATGAGGTGTCCTCTGGGAGGTGATTATTCTCAAG CTGCTACCAAAGCGATCTTCGGAGAAATCGAGCGACGGATGCAGGACGAGGTGATCAGCCATGGCGAACCTCTCGGTGCGCTGATGGAGAGTGGCCTCATGCCCACAGAGGCGGAGGCACTCGTGCAGAAGATGGACGAAATGAGCTTGGTGCTGCTCGTCAGGGGAAAGACCTACCTCAACCACAAGAAG ATTGCGGACCTTATCAGAAGGGCCATGCCGTTTGCGCTCGCCCCAGAGGACGACGTGAGAAAAGAAGAATTCAGACAACTTCAGACGAGGATGCAAGAGATCAACGGCATGGCGCACAGGCACGCCGTGCGGATTCTATGTTTTGGCTTCGCATCATTCATACTCCAGTTTGCCCTCTTCTTCCACCTTACGTTCTGGGAGTTCTCTTGGAGTATCATGGAGCCGCTCGCCTACTTCTTGGCCGGACTCCAGCTGATTTTCTGCTACGGCTATTTCCTGCGTACCGCGAGCAATCCGACGTTACAGGACTTCAAGCGTAGGCTGTTCTTGGCAAGGAGGAGAAAGCTATGTGCAAAGCTTAGTTTTGATATGGACAGGTACCTGAATTTGCAGAAACACTCTAGGGTTCCTCCTGAAGGTGATTATTGA